In Bosea sp. Tri-49, a genomic segment contains:
- a CDS encoding ATP-dependent helicase translates to MNAHVYLDSLNPAQRRAVSHGGGADPAPPVLIIAGAGSGKTNTLAHRVAHLLVCGADPRRILLMTFSRRAASEMIRRVERIARKVMGDGAGIAVDALNWAGTFHGVGARLLRDLAEQIGLDPAFTIHDREDAADLMNLVRHELGFSKTEARFPTKGTCLSIYSRCVNAEQPIEEVLRLSYPWCIAWAEELKQLFAAYVEAKQQQNVLDYDDLLLYWAQAMSDGDLAADVGARFDHVMVDEYQDTNRLQSSILLALKPDGQGLTVVGDDAQSIYSFRAATVRNILDFPLAFSPPAEVITLDQNYRSTQAILGAANAVIDLAAERFTKNLWTDRAAGAEPELVNVRDEADQARFIAETVLANREAGATLKQQAVLFRASHHSGPLEIELTRRNIPFVKFGGLKFLDAAHVKDLLALLRFVENPRDRVSAFRVMQLLPGVGPTSAQRVIEHLAQAPDRAEALREAPAPARAGEDWTAFVEACEALRSGSSGWPAEIERARLWYEPHLERIHEDATTRQADLLQLEQIAGGYPSRERFLTELTLDPPDATSDQAGVPHLDEDYLILSTIHSAKGQEWKSVFVMNVVDGCIPIDLGAGAKDEIEEERRLLYVAMTRAKDDLHLMVPQRFFTHGQSSTGDRHVYAARTRFIPNNLLKYFERRAWPLAAPTGARAPSGGPKVDVRAKMRGMWR, encoded by the coding sequence CAAGACCAATACGCTGGCGCATCGCGTTGCCCATCTCCTCGTTTGCGGCGCTGACCCGCGGCGCATCCTGCTGATGACCTTCTCTCGCCGGGCCGCCTCCGAGATGATCCGCCGCGTCGAGCGCATCGCCCGCAAGGTGATGGGCGATGGCGCGGGCATCGCTGTGGATGCGCTGAATTGGGCCGGCACCTTCCACGGCGTCGGTGCGCGGCTCCTGCGCGACCTCGCCGAGCAGATCGGGCTCGACCCCGCCTTCACGATTCATGATCGCGAGGACGCCGCCGACCTGATGAATCTGGTCCGGCACGAGCTCGGGTTCTCGAAGACCGAGGCGCGCTTTCCAACCAAGGGAACGTGCCTGTCGATCTATTCGCGCTGCGTGAACGCCGAGCAGCCGATCGAGGAGGTGCTGAGGCTGTCCTATCCCTGGTGCATCGCCTGGGCGGAGGAGCTGAAGCAGCTCTTTGCGGCTTACGTGGAGGCCAAACAGCAGCAGAATGTGCTCGATTACGACGACCTGCTGCTCTACTGGGCGCAAGCGATGAGCGATGGCGATCTCGCCGCCGATGTCGGGGCGCGCTTCGACCATGTCATGGTCGACGAATACCAGGACACCAACCGGCTGCAATCTTCGATCCTGCTCGCTCTCAAACCGGATGGTCAGGGGCTAACCGTCGTCGGCGACGACGCCCAGTCGATCTATTCGTTCCGGGCGGCGACCGTTCGCAACATCCTCGACTTCCCGCTGGCGTTCTCGCCGCCGGCTGAGGTGATCACGCTTGACCAGAATTACCGCTCGACGCAAGCGATCCTTGGCGCCGCCAATGCGGTGATCGACCTTGCCGCCGAGCGCTTCACCAAGAACCTTTGGACCGATCGTGCCGCCGGCGCGGAGCCAGAACTGGTCAACGTCCGCGACGAAGCCGATCAGGCCCGCTTCATCGCGGAGACGGTGTTGGCAAACCGCGAGGCCGGCGCAACGCTGAAGCAGCAGGCCGTGCTCTTCCGCGCGTCTCATCACAGCGGTCCGCTCGAGATCGAACTGACACGCCGGAACATCCCGTTCGTGAAGTTCGGCGGGCTGAAATTCCTCGACGCCGCCCACGTCAAGGACCTGCTCGCGTTGCTGCGTTTCGTCGAGAATCCGCGCGACCGGGTTTCGGCGTTCCGCGTCATGCAGCTGCTGCCCGGCGTCGGTCCGACCTCGGCCCAGCGCGTCATCGAGCATCTGGCGCAGGCGCCGGATCGGGCAGAGGCTTTGCGCGAAGCGCCCGCACCGGCACGCGCAGGAGAAGATTGGACCGCGTTCGTCGAGGCGTGCGAGGCGCTACGCTCCGGCAGCTCAGGCTGGCCGGCCGAGATCGAGCGGGCCCGGCTTTGGTACGAGCCGCATCTGGAGCGGATCCATGAGGACGCAACGACGCGCCAGGCCGACCTCCTGCAGCTCGAGCAGATCGCCGGCGGCTATCCCTCGCGCGAGCGCTTCCTGACCGAGCTGACGCTCGACCCTCCAGACGCCACCAGCGACCAGGCCGGCGTGCCGCATCTCGACGAGGACTATCTGATCCTCTCGACCATCCACTCGGCCAAGGGGCAGGAGTGGAAGTCGGTCTTCGTCATGAATGTTGTCGACGGCTGCATCCCGATCGATCTCGGCGCCGGCGCCAAAGACGAGATCGAGGAAGAGCGCCGGTTGCTCTATGTGGCCATGACCAGAGCCAAGGATGATCTGCACTTGATGGTGCCGCAGCGCTTCTTCACGCACGGCCAGTCATCAACCGGTGACAGGCACGTCTATGCCGCCCGCACGCGCTTCATCCCGAACAATCTGCTGAAGTATTTCGAGCGGCGCGCGTGGCCGCTGGCGGCACCCACGGGTGCGCGGGCGCCGTCCGGCGGCCCAAAGGTCGATGTTCGCGCCAAGATGCGCGGCATGTGGCGCTGA
- a CDS encoding DUF6894 family protein, which yields MTRYFFHTRDGDKTDLDDEGVELPDDASAKNAAKELLVGMNREKLPNGDFLALTVTVRDADGAQVYVAELKLEGH from the coding sequence ATGACGCGCTACTTCTTCCACACCCGCGACGGCGACAAGACCGACCTGGATGATGAGGGCGTCGAGTTGCCTGATGATGCGAGTGCAAAGAACGCTGCCAAGGAGCTTTTGGTCGGGATGAACCGCGAGAAGCTGCCGAACGGAGATTTTCTGGCGCTGACGGTGACGGTCCGGGACGCAGATGGTGCGCAAGTGTATGTCGCAGAGCTTAAGCTTGAGGGCCATTAG
- a CDS encoding Crp/Fnr family transcriptional regulator → MDKREHLEKLVRKLETITSLSEEERGLLLELPVSVRPFDAYQDIVSEGERTKQCCLVIEGLVCRYKIVGSGERQILSLHIPGDIPDLHSLHIEEMDHSLGTLTAATVGFIPHDAVRRITRASYRVAEAFWREALIDASIFREWMVGIGRRSAPSRIAHFLCEFITKMKAIGLSDGHTCNLPMTQTEIADALGLSTVHINKKLRELRQAKLVRIRANRITVLDWDKLCELGEFDARYLHLRK, encoded by the coding sequence ATGGATAAACGCGAGCATCTTGAAAAGCTCGTCCGCAAGCTTGAAACGATCACATCGCTCTCCGAGGAGGAACGGGGACTGCTTCTCGAGTTGCCGGTCAGCGTGCGGCCGTTCGATGCATACCAAGATATCGTCAGCGAGGGCGAGCGCACCAAGCAGTGCTGCCTGGTGATCGAAGGCCTTGTATGTCGATACAAGATCGTCGGTTCAGGTGAGCGTCAAATTCTGTCGCTGCACATTCCCGGAGATATCCCGGACCTGCATTCGCTTCACATCGAGGAGATGGACCACAGCCTGGGAACCCTGACTGCAGCGACAGTGGGCTTCATCCCACATGATGCCGTTCGCCGCATCACGCGCGCCTCGTACCGGGTAGCTGAAGCATTCTGGCGCGAGGCATTGATCGACGCGTCGATTTTTCGCGAATGGATGGTTGGTATCGGCAGGAGATCGGCCCCGAGCCGCATCGCGCATTTTCTGTGCGAGTTCATTACCAAGATGAAGGCGATCGGGCTTTCCGATGGTCATACCTGCAATCTGCCGATGACTCAGACCGAGATTGCCGACGCGCTCGGCTTGTCGACCGTCCACATCAACAAGAAGCTGCGGGAATTGCGCCAGGCGAAGCTCGTGCGGATCCGCGCCAACCGCATCACGGTGCTCGACTGGGATAAGCTGTGCGAGCTCGGCGAATTCGACGCGCGCTATCTGCACCTGCGAAAGTAA
- a CDS encoding PepSY domain-containing protein, with product MRNVIITSIFCALISTAGVAQTSTTAPTPSPTAPADANAPLPGANSFTEGQAKSRLEANGYTNVAGLKKDDNGVWKGNATHSGAQVTVSVDYRGNITRN from the coding sequence ATGCGCAACGTGATTATCACGTCGATCTTCTGCGCCTTGATTTCAACCGCCGGCGTCGCGCAGACATCGACAACCGCGCCAACGCCTTCGCCCACTGCTCCGGCCGATGCCAATGCGCCCCTGCCGGGAGCCAACAGCTTCACGGAAGGACAGGCCAAGAGCCGGCTTGAGGCCAACGGCTACACCAATGTCGCCGGCCTGAAGAAGGACGACAACGGCGTCTGGAAGGGGAACGCGACGCACTCCGGCGCTCAGGTGACCGTCTCGGTCGATTACCGGGGCAACATCACCCGCAACTGA
- the xth gene encoding exodeoxyribonuclease III — protein MKIATFNVNGINGRLPVLLRWLAEAEPDVVCLQELKALQSKFPEAAIRDAGYGAIWHGQKSWNGVAILARGADPIETRRGLPGDEDDAQSRYIEAAVKGVLIGCLYMPNGNPAPGPKFNYKLDWFNRLSDHAAELLSHQVPVALIGDFNVIPTELDVYKPERWIDDALFRPEVRQAYRELLEQGWTDALRKVHPGERIYSFWDYLRNAWGRNAGLRLDHLLFSPDLAKRLRAADVDRHVRGWEKASDHAPAWVLLS, from the coding sequence GTGAAAATAGCCACTTTCAATGTTAACGGGATCAATGGGCGCCTGCCGGTGCTGCTCCGCTGGCTGGCGGAGGCCGAGCCAGATGTCGTCTGCCTCCAGGAACTGAAGGCACTACAGAGCAAATTCCCTGAAGCCGCGATCCGCGATGCCGGCTATGGCGCGATCTGGCACGGCCAGAAGAGTTGGAACGGTGTCGCAATCCTGGCGCGCGGCGCCGATCCGATCGAGACGCGCCGCGGTCTTCCAGGCGACGAAGACGATGCGCAGAGCCGCTATATCGAAGCGGCCGTGAAAGGCGTGCTCATCGGCTGCCTGTATATGCCGAACGGCAATCCGGCACCGGGACCTAAATTCAACTACAAGCTGGACTGGTTCAACCGCCTATCTGACCACGCGGCAGAGCTGCTCTCTCACCAAGTGCCCGTGGCCTTGATCGGCGATTTCAACGTGATCCCGACCGAGCTCGACGTCTACAAACCGGAGCGCTGGATCGACGACGCCCTGTTCCGCCCGGAAGTGCGGCAAGCCTACCGTGAGCTGCTCGAACAGGGCTGGACAGATGCATTGCGCAAGGTGCACCCCGGCGAGCGCATCTACAGCTTCTGGGATTATCTCCGGAACGCGTGGGGTCGGAACGCCGGTTTGCGCCTCGATCACCTGCTGTTCAGCCCGGATCTCGCGAAGCGACTTAGGGCTGCCGATGTTGATCGGCATGTACGCGGCTGGGAGAAGGCGAGCGATCATGCGCCGGCCTGGGTTCTTCTCTCGTAA
- a CDS encoding YciE/YciF ferroxidase family protein, with the protein MANEPKTLNDLFLDTLKDIYYAEKQILKALPKMAKAATAPELKQAFEKHRDETETHVERLSDVFEIIGKAPRGKTCDAILGIIEEGKSIMEEFEGSPALDAGLLGAAQAVEHYEIARYGTLKAWAQQLGLGNAAKLLDQTLIEELKTDQTLSKLGESKVNKQAQAKAA; encoded by the coding sequence ATGGCCAATGAACCTAAAACCCTAAACGATCTGTTCTTGGATACGCTCAAGGACATCTACTATGCCGAAAAGCAGATCCTGAAGGCCCTTCCAAAAATGGCGAAGGCCGCAACCGCGCCGGAACTCAAGCAAGCGTTCGAGAAGCATCGCGACGAGACCGAGACCCATGTCGAGCGTCTCAGCGACGTGTTCGAGATCATCGGCAAGGCTCCTCGGGGCAAGACCTGCGACGCCATTCTCGGCATCATCGAGGAAGGCAAATCGATCATGGAGGAGTTCGAAGGCAGCCCAGCTCTCGATGCCGGTCTCCTCGGCGCGGCCCAGGCCGTAGAGCACTACGAGATTGCGCGCTACGGCACGCTGAAAGCGTGGGCTCAACAACTCGGCTTGGGTAACGCTGCCAAGCTCCTCGACCAGACGCTGATCGAGGAGCTGAAGACTGACCAGACGCTCTCCAAGCTCGGCGAAAGCAAGGTCAACAAGCAGGCTCAGGCCAAGGCCGCCTGA
- a CDS encoding SDR family NAD(P)-dependent oxidoreductase has product MGSGRILITGASAGIGAVYADRLAKRGHALMLVARNGEKLRDLAQGLIRETGVSVEVLAADLGNRAELAGVEERLRDDAQITGLINNAGMAGEGPFASADPDHLERVIQLNVMTVTRLAAAAAPRMARQRRGLIVNIASVTALMPAAFTAVYPATKAFVLAFSEALHAELSPKGVRVQAVLPGITQTAIWDEQRLAQIPSEMVMEVGDMVDAALAGLDLGEAVTIPSLPDLKDWTAFLAGREALGPQLSLRKPAARYITQGKFEIQGRSS; this is encoded by the coding sequence ATGGGTTCAGGACGCATTCTGATAACGGGCGCCTCGGCAGGCATTGGCGCCGTCTATGCCGATCGGCTGGCAAAGCGCGGGCATGCCCTAATGCTTGTCGCACGAAATGGTGAGAAGCTCCGCGATCTCGCTCAGGGTTTGATCAGGGAAACCGGGGTGAGCGTCGAAGTTCTGGCGGCCGATCTCGGCAATCGCGCTGAACTGGCCGGCGTCGAAGAGCGTCTTCGCGATGACGCCCAAATTACCGGGCTGATCAACAACGCCGGGATGGCGGGCGAAGGCCCCTTCGCCTCCGCCGACCCCGACCATCTCGAACGCGTCATCCAGCTTAATGTCATGACCGTCACCCGGCTTGCTGCGGCCGCTGCTCCTAGAATGGCGCGCCAGCGCAGGGGTCTGATCGTCAACATCGCGTCGGTGACCGCCTTGATGCCGGCCGCCTTTACCGCCGTCTATCCTGCGACCAAGGCCTTCGTGTTGGCCTTCAGCGAGGCTCTTCATGCCGAGCTTTCGCCGAAGGGAGTGCGCGTCCAGGCCGTACTTCCCGGCATTACGCAAACGGCGATCTGGGACGAACAGCGCCTGGCGCAAATCCCTTCCGAGATGGTCATGGAGGTCGGTGACATGGTTGACGCCGCTTTGGCCGGCCTCGATCTGGGTGAAGCCGTCACGATCCCCTCGCTCCCCGATCTCAAGGATTGGACCGCCTTCCTCGCTGGGCGCGAAGCGCTCGGTCCGCAGCTTTCGCTCAGAAAGCCGGCCGCCCGCTACATCACGCAAGGCAAATTCGAGATCCAGGGGAGGTCGTCATGA